In one window of Crocosphaera subtropica ATCC 51142 DNA:
- a CDS encoding plasmid mobilization protein, producing MEQQEIRLRVPKDEYQIIKKEAKSRGLSVSDFFRILISKKQFPKKNSPREARELYLYLASIQETVEDMVQGRIEPNLEMLLEQIKALRGDCIGMEKVE from the coding sequence ATGGAACAGCAAGAAATAAGACTCCGAGTACCCAAAGATGAATATCAAATAATCAAGAAAGAAGCTAAATCAAGAGGACTATCTGTGAGCGATTTTTTTAGAATACTGATCAGCAAAAAACAATTTCCAAAGAAAAACAGTCCTAGAGAAGCAAGAGAATTATACCTATACCTCGCTTCAATTCAAGAAACGGTAGAAGACATGGTACAAGGAAGAATTGAACCTAATCTAGAAATGTTACTAGAGCAGATCAAAGCATTACGCGGTGATTGTATTGGGATGGAGAAAGTAGAGTGA
- a CDS encoding relaxase/mobilization nuclease domain-containing protein, with translation MIGKVTHGRDAYSLLRYVADKEGAYQVGGNVAFNDPVNIAREFRKGQALHRTINRYVWHTSLSTAKHENLDDKTWKAIAKDYLREMGFNKHQYVVYRHTDADHNHIHIVANRINIIDGSAVDDAWSKYRTEAAIRKLESAYNLQVVEPSHGKERKSPTTGEQRMQARTQTPLPRVIIQDALDKILSTITSPEDLKNKLKTEGIETRFRKRKDKTISGISFSYNGIAFGGGKLGKRYSWTRIQQQLRENQADSATQKKHQLNKLYQSLASQTTQVEPKLRDIIIAGKLLKKGYSSRSVKAVLTQSPIIQSYKQSENYQEDKALRYIDKVYKSAQRRITKNSVQEVVR, from the coding sequence GTGATTGGTAAAGTAACTCACGGAAGAGATGCCTACAGCTTGTTAAGGTATGTTGCCGACAAAGAAGGCGCGTATCAAGTCGGTGGTAATGTCGCCTTTAACGACCCGGTGAATATTGCAAGGGAATTTAGAAAAGGACAAGCATTACACCGAACAATCAATCGATACGTCTGGCATACGTCATTGTCAACGGCTAAACACGAGAACCTTGATGATAAAACGTGGAAAGCCATCGCTAAAGATTACCTGCGAGAAATGGGCTTTAATAAACATCAGTATGTTGTTTATCGACACACTGACGCAGATCACAATCACATTCACATCGTGGCTAATCGAATCAACATTATTGATGGAAGCGCTGTTGACGATGCGTGGTCTAAATATCGTACTGAGGCAGCGATACGTAAGCTAGAATCTGCTTACAATCTTCAAGTGGTAGAACCAAGTCATGGAAAAGAACGAAAATCTCCAACCACTGGAGAACAGCGGATGCAAGCAAGAACGCAAACACCTCTGCCACGAGTCATTATTCAAGACGCTTTAGACAAGATTCTGTCTACCATTACCTCACCCGAAGACCTAAAAAATAAGCTTAAAACCGAGGGGATTGAAACAAGATTTAGAAAACGCAAAGACAAAACGATTAGTGGGATATCCTTCAGCTATAACGGGATCGCTTTTGGAGGGGGGAAATTAGGAAAGCGGTATAGTTGGACTCGCATTCAACAGCAACTAAGGGAAAATCAAGCAGATTCAGCGACTCAAAAGAAACACCAGTTAAATAAGCTATATCAAAGCTTGGCCTCACAAACGACACAAGTAGAGCCTAAATTAAGGGATATTATTATTGCTGGCAAACTACTGAAAAAAGGATACTCCAGTAGATCCGTCAAAGCAGTTCTGACTCAGAGTCCGATCATCCAAAGCTATAAGCAATCAGAAAACTACCAAGAAGATAAAGCCTTACGATATATTGATAAGGTGTACAAAAGTGCCCAGCGAAGAATAACAAAGAACAGTGTCCAGGAGGTAGTGAGATGA